AATTTTGCAACGCTAATAAAATTCCGGTTACTTTTTGCGGTTCGCAAACCTCCATGACGGGCGCTTCGGTGGCAGAAGGGGGACTTCTCATTTCCACCGAAAGATTGGAACGAGTTTTGGATATCGACATAGTGAAAGGCAAAGCTTATGCCAAAACGGAACCCGGCATCACCATCACAGAACTGAAAAAAGCAGTCGCAGACCAAGGTTGGTTCTATCCTCCCGCTCCTACTTCACAGGATGATGCCCGCATCGGAGCCACCATTTCTACAAATGCCAGCGGCGAAGATTCGTTTCAATACGGTTCCACACGAAAATATATTCGTGAAATAAAAGTACTGCTGGCCGATGGAACAGAAAAAGCTTTATCACGTCCCTATGGAGAAAATTTCATTGATTGTCCCGGACGCGCCGGATATTTTTTGGAGACGGGCAACCCTCTTGATTTTTTCATCGGCGGTGAAGGAACACTCGGATTTATTTATGAAGTGACGGTTGATTTGATTCATCCACCTCCCGGATATTTTTCAGCCCTCGTCCCTTTTCCCGATGTTTTCAACGCTCTTGATTTTGTGGTCGCCATCATCGCGGAACAGAAATTAAAACCGCGCGCGCTGGAACTCATCGATCATGCGGCCCTCCGCTACATGAAGACCCACGCCACTTTCCCGAAAGAATTGGCAAAGACAGAAACGCTTATTTATTTCAAACAGGAATACAAAGATGAGGCGGAGTTTGAAAAATTGCTGACGGATTGGATTGCACAAATTGAAAAATATTCGAACGCAACGCTGAGCCAACAAACACGGGTTGCCACCACTGACAAGCAAAAAGAAAAAATGCGACAGTGGCGTCATCAAATTCCGTCAAAGATCAATGAAGAGTGGCGCCATTTTTGGGCGCAAGGCGGTGGAAAAGTGGGAAGTGATTGGTGGGTTCCCATCACAAAAATCAAAAAGATGATGCACTATACTTATCAAACGGGAGCGACGCTGGGCGTTCCCTTCATGGCTTATGCCCACATTGGACGCGGCCACCCGCATGTAAATTATCTCTGCAAGACAGCCGAGGAAAAACACAAAGCGGAAAAAGTTTTGCTCCAATGTTGCCACAAAGCGGTGGAACTTGGAGGCGGCGTGGCCGGAGAACACGGGATTGGCAAGATGCATCGCAACCTCGTACCGATCCAGTGGAAACAACCGCACATCGATCAGTTAAAACAAATCAAAAAAGAATGGGACACAAACTGGATTTTGGGACGGGGAAATATTCTCGATTAAGGAGACAATATCCTTTGC
This genomic stretch from Deltaproteobacteria bacterium harbors:
- a CDS encoding FAD-binding oxidoreductase; its protein translation is MPSIEELPITTPLILKTDPSIKSYAQDTMMQGIPDAVLRARDVQEIREALKFCNANKIPVTFCGSQTSMTGASVAEGGLLISTERLERVLDIDIVKGKAYAKTEPGITITELKKAVADQGWFYPPAPTSQDDARIGATISTNASGEDSFQYGSTRKYIREIKVLLADGTEKALSRPYGENFIDCPGRAGYFLETGNPLDFFIGGEGTLGFIYEVTVDLIHPPPGYFSALVPFPDVFNALDFVVAIIAEQKLKPRALELIDHAALRYMKTHATFPKELAKTETLIYFKQEYKDEAEFEKLLTDWIAQIEKYSNATLSQQTRVATTDKQKEKMRQWRHQIPSKINEEWRHFWAQGGGKVGSDWWVPITKIKKMMHYTYQTGATLGVPFMAYAHIGRGHPHVNYLCKTAEEKHKAEKVLLQCCHKAVELGGGVAGEHGIGKMHRNLVPIQWKQPHIDQLKQIKKEWDTNWILGRGNILD